The segment ATCCATATTATCTTTAGTATGAACAGCTTCAGTAACACCTTTACCTGAGAATATATCTTCTATTTTACCAACAGCCATTACATTTAGATTATTTTTCTTTAAATTATCTAATACTGTATCGTATGGTGGAACTAATGAGAAATCTCTTCTGTTTGAAGTTCTTGTAAAGCTTCCAACCTTACCTTCAAATGGTCTTGCAATAACACGAGCAACTGCATGTTCTCCAGTTAAAAGATTACGTGCTATTTCACAAATTTTATAAAGTTCATCTAGAGGAACAACTTCTTCATGAGCAGCTATTTGGAATACACTATCTGCAGAAGTATATACAATAAGAGCTCCTGTATTTACATGTTCTTCTCCAAGTTCTTCTATAATTGCTGTTCCTGATGCAGGTTTATTTCCTATAACTTTTCTTCCAGTTAATTTTTCGAATTCTTCAATTAGTTCACTAGGGAATCCATTTGGATACGTTGGAAATGCTTGTTCTGAATATATACCAACCATTTCCCAATGTCCTGTAGTAGTATCTTTACCATTTGACATTTCTTTAAAACGTGAATAACATCCTATTGGACTTTCAACACTTTTAAGACCTTTTATTTCATCTATATTCCCAAGTCCTAGTTTTTCCATATTAGGAATATTTAGTCCCCCTACGACTTTAGATACATTGCCGATTGTGTTAGCTCCTACATCTCCATATTTTTCCGCATCTGGAAGCGCTCCCATACCAACGCTATCAAGAACTACCCAAATAACTCTATCTATCATATTAATACCTCCATTTCTATTAGTTAAAAACATGGTCTAAAATTAATCTTAGTATCCTGCGTTTTGTGATTTTGTTCCTTCAACTATTGCTATAGATGCACTAGCTCCTATTCTGTTTGCTCCAGCTGCTATAACTGCTTCAGCATCTTCTCTAGTTCTTACTGCTCCTGATGCTTTAACTCCCATATCAGGACCAACTGTTTCTCTCATTAATTTAACATCTTCTACAGTTGCTCCACCAGTTGAGAATCCAGTTGAAGTTTTAACAAAATCAGCTCCTGCTTCTTTTGATAATTTACAAGCTTTAACTATTTCTTCTTTTTCTAATAAACAATTTTCAAGTATTACTTTAACTATCGCCTTTCCTTTGGCAGCTTCAACTACTGATTGGATATCGTTTTTTACATAGTCATATTTTTTAGCTTTTAAAGCTCCAACATTTATAACCATATCTACTTCTCCAGCACCTTGTTCTATAGCTTGTTTTGCTTCGAACACTTTAGTTTCTGTAGTTGTAGCTCCTAAAGGAAAACCTATTACAACACAAGTTGTTACATCTGTACCTTCTAATTCTTTACTTACTAATGAAGTGTAACATGTATTAACACAAACTGAAGCAAAATCATATTTTCTAGCTTCTTCACAAACTTTTTTAATATCTGCTTCTGTTGCTTGTGGTTTTAATAATGTATGATCAATATATTTATTTAATTTCATTTTTCTATCTCCCTATTTCTTATTATAATTTAAATATTTATCTATTTATCTTTTACATTTTTATTATTTTATATGCTTTTTTAGGTAACCGCTTACATTTTTTCGGAACCTTTAAGTACTACATCTGCATTCAGTATAACTCTTTTTATTTCTTTAG is part of the Clostridium botulinum genome and harbors:
- the deoC gene encoding deoxyribose-phosphate aldolase — encoded protein: MKLNKYIDHTLLKPQATEADIKKVCEEARKYDFASVCVNTCYTSLVSKELEGTDVTTCVVIGFPLGATTTETKVFEAKQAIEQGAGEVDMVINVGALKAKKYDYVKNDIQSVVEAAKGKAIVKVILENCLLEKEEIVKACKLSKEAGADFVKTSTGFSTGGATVEDVKLMRETVGPDMGVKASGAVRTREDAEAVIAAGANRIGASASIAIVEGTKSQNAGY
- a CDS encoding phosphopentomutase, giving the protein MIDRVIWVVLDSVGMGALPDAEKYGDVGANTIGNVSKVVGGLNIPNMEKLGLGNIDEIKGLKSVESPIGCYSRFKEMSNGKDTTTGHWEMVGIYSEQAFPTYPNGFPSELIEEFEKLTGRKVIGNKPASGTAIIEELGEEHVNTGALIVYTSADSVFQIAAHEEVVPLDELYKICEIARNLLTGEHAVARVIARPFEGKVGSFTRTSNRRDFSLVPPYDTVLDNLKKNNLNVMAVGKIEDIFSGKGVTEAVHTKDNMDGVDKTLEYMKEDKKGLIFTNLVDFDMKWGHRNNVEAYGKGLEQFDERLAEIISAMKDTDVLFITADHGCDPTMPGTDHSREHVPFLAYGKALKSNVNLGTRTTFADMGQTVADIFGVEPIRYGESFLKEIVK